In one Rhopalosiphum padi isolate XX-2018 chromosome 3, ASM2088224v1, whole genome shotgun sequence genomic region, the following are encoded:
- the LOC132926685 gene encoding lachesin-like — protein MKNVYSVLVVLCINLAFSQRTPTISHITQKPIKDIGGTAEMTCSVLYAMDFPVLWVKVDKEKITEPVMLSSGSTLIIKDSRFSLRQDIDSTSYTLQIKDIQETDAGYYRCQVLLGLNNKISADVELEVRRPPIISDNSTRSLVVNEGQPVKLECYAGGFPSPRVSWRRENNAILPTGGSIYRGNILKIPVITKEDRGTYYCVAENGVGKGARRNIAIEVEFAPVITVPKPRLGQALQYDMDLECHVEAYPPPAIIWINNGIQLSNNQHYRISHFATADEFTDTTIRIITIEKRQYGDYICKASNVLGTAEVTVNLYETIIPVCPPACGQPSSHLRSSSIKTATVNVSFLIATYLYFVHLYF, from the exons ATGAAGAATGTTTACAGCGTTCTCGTTGTACTATGCATCAACCTCG ctttTTCTCAGAGGACACCCACAATATCTCATATAACTCAAAAACCAATAAAAGATATTGGTGGTACAGCGGAGATGACATGTTCAGTTTTATATGCCATGGATTTTCCTGTTTTATGGGTTaaggttgataaggaaaaaatAACTGAACCAGTTATGCTTTCATCTGGAAGTACACTGATTATTAAAGATTCGAGATTTTCTTTGAGACAAGACATCGACAGCACTAGTTACACACTACAg atTAAGGATATTCAAGAAACTGATGCTGGTTATTATCGTTGTCAAGTGTTGCTTGGGTTGAACAACAAAATATCGGCTGATGTTGAGTTAGAAGTGCGTAGACCTCCTATCATTTCTGACAACTCAACTAGATCATTGGTTGTAAACGAAGGTCAACCAGTGAAACTTGAATGCTATGCTGGTGGATTCCCTAGTCCAAGAGTTTCTTGGAGACGAGAAAATAATGCTATTTTACCCACAGGCGGATCAATTTATAg agGCAACATTTTGAAAATCCCAGTCATAACAAAAGAAGATCGTGGAACCTATTATTGCGTAGCTGAAAATGGTGTTGGAAAAGGTGCCAGACGTAATATTGCCATAGAGGTAGAATTCGCCCCAGTTATAACTGTTCCTAAACCTCGTTTGGGACAAGCTCTACAATATGACATGGATCTCGAATGTCATGTTGAAGCCTATCCTCCACCAGCCATTATTTGGATAAATAATGGAATACAACTATCTAACAATCAACATTATAG aaTCTCGCATTTTGCTACCGCAGATGAATTCACAGACACTACAATACGTATCATAACAATTGAAAAACGTCAATATGGTGATTACATTTGCAAAGCATCAAATGTATTAGGAACCGCTGAAGTTACAGTTAATCTTTATG aaacaataataCCAGTGTGTCCACCAGCTTGTGGCCAACCATCTTCACACTTAAGAAGCTCCAGTATCAAAACTGCTACTGTTAATGTTTCTTTTTTGATTGctacatacttatattttgttcatttatatttttaa
- the LOC132924804 gene encoding GATA zinc finger domain-containing protein 14-like, with product MSQLKDPRSDLSITINTATDIYTLKKPFLIQYCVNKNLKSTGTTTELRSRLSRYLRGAITLEDVDDSLDVEKRNIILNNSITNKIDLNTLLKDAELSDSSPDQKDSNKNPSTTYSTSLALYDNLNNSLNSFSNRVEKILENSNTSGSNSQDQSTQLYKNTLIHFEDSITSPENSKHIYQEIVLNKDNSTNNQANPNLSINSILPPPIAPSKRRMNEKTLMIKPDNFTGTEDVRKFFKQYNKISDINEWNENDKLKYFSIFVKGTASTFLENLEDQKGNWSWKELEEIFLNEFQPIGHDTILQIKLEKRRQGENESTTSFLAEIESLCRQVNKHMSEKDICGYILKGLKDNILQSISMQDNNSLKNLKENLKKFELMQFRIKNKKDDMSEYTEILNEQVLQLNQKTKDIEIENNELRRNRSVHFDGNNKHKNNSRDYNENRGRSYNRKRDFDDDKREYRNNSPYPYRRNDSEERNYNKRDNSPYPSRSYNRYSRDNSKDNNYNRDRSYSRERKNNYDSSRESSRDRGYDRDFITYKHRDDKDRETRGNYKQCSKNIDEEKRFTRNRQYSRENSRERVPGKYREDRYAKESERVTCYRCNERGHYADNCKMPKND from the exons atgagTCAACTTAAAGACCCTAGATCGGATCTTTCTATTACGATAAATACTGCAACAGATATCTATACTCTCAAAAAACCATTTCTTATACAATATTgcgtaaataaaaatctaaaatctacTGGAACTACTACCGAATTAAGATCTAGACTAAGCAGATATTTAAGAGGAGCTATAACTTTGGAAGACGTGGATGATTCTTTAGACGTTGAAAAACGtaatataattcttaataattcgatcactaataaaattgatttaaacacTTTACTGAAAGACGCTGAGCTATCCGACTCCAGTCCCGATCAAAAAGACAGTAATAAAAACCCATCAACTACTTACTCAACATCATTAGCATTATACGACAACTTAAACAAtagtttaaattcattttcaaatAGAGTTGAAAAAATCTTAGAAAATTCAAACACATCTGGTAGTAACTCTCAAGATCAAAGcacacaattatataaaaataccttaATACATTTTGAGGATTCTATTACTTCTCCCGAAAATTCAAAACACATATATCAGGAAATAGTGCTCAACAAAGATAACTCAACAAATAATCAAGCTAATCCTAATTTAAGCATCAACTCTATTCTACCCCCACCAATTGCACCGAGCAAAAGGAGAATGAATGAAAAAACTCTTATGATTAAACCTGATAATTTTACTGGGACTGAGGACgttagaaaattttttaaacaatataataagattAGCGACATTAATGAATGGAATGAAAACGACAAACTaaaatacttttcaatttttgtaaaaggCACAGCCAGTACCTTTTTAGAAAATCTTGAAGACCAAAAAGGAAATTGGTCATGGAAAGAATTagaagaaatttttttaaatgaatttcaaCCCATAGGACATGACACTATATTGCAAATCAAACTAGAAAAACGTAGGCAAGGGGAAAATGAATCTACCACAAGTTTCTTAGCTGAAATAGAAAGTTTATGTAGGCAGGTAAATAAGCACATGAGTGAAAAAGATATTTgtggatatattttaaaaggtttaAAGGATAACATTTTACAATCAATTTCGATGCAAGAcaataatagcttaaaaaacttaaaagaaaatttaaaaaaatttgaactgaTGCAGTttaggataaaaaataaaaaagatgatATGAGTGAATACACAGAAATTCTAAATGAACAAGTATTACAATTAAACCAAAAAACAAAAGATATAGAAATAGAGAACAATGAATTGAGAAG AAATAGATCGGTACATTTTGATGgcaacaataaacataaaaataatagtcgTGATTATAATGAAAACAGAGGACGAAGTTACAATAGGAAAAGAGACTTCGACGATGATAAACGCGAGTACCGAAATAACAGTCCATACCCATATAGGAGAAATGATAGCGAAGAGAGGAATTacaataaaagagataatagTCCTTACCCCTCTAGGTCGTATAATCGATATTCTAGAGATAATAGCAAAGACAACAATTACAATAGAGACAGATCATACTCAAGAGAAAGAAAGAACAACTATGATAGTTCTAGGGAAAGTAGTAGAGATAGAGGTTATGACAGAGATTTTATAACGTATAAACATAGAGACGATAAAGACAGGGAAACAAGAGGAAATTATAAACAGTGTAGTAAAAACATAGACGAAGAAAAACGATTCACAAGAAACCGGCAATACAGCAGAGAGAACAGTCGAGAAAGAGTACCAGGAAAATATAGAGAAGACCGCTATGCGAAAGAATCCGAGAGAGTTACTTGCTATAGGTGTAACGAGCGAGGACACTACGCGGATAATTGTAAAATGCCAAAAAACGATTAA